One stretch of Cohnella algarum DNA includes these proteins:
- a CDS encoding APC family permease: MSEVSKSRENALPIRPISDSSRLSEGDSATGYAQELKRTLTFKDLVVFGLITMLPIAPTQVYASASIASGGMAPLVYLVGVVAMIFTAMSYASMSKEFPIAGSAYSFVQRGMNPHIGFLTGWIIIMDYLIIPGMLIAFSNLWLSAALPGVPNGLMILVFTLIITIVNARGISLTRWASYLFLICQLGLIAIFVLCALKYVLIDGNGMGHFSIAPFYQPGKIDLQLIATAASIAVLGFIGFDSISTLSEETRNPTRTVGRSVVASLALIGMLFLMQSYMASLAHPEYGDLDPGMGYFDIMREVGGDGLYYAFIVVGVVSVGIANALTVQSAISRVIFSMSRDKMLPFSGFLAKVHPKFKTPANATLFVGAVSILVALFLSLDFLARLVNFGAMTTYMLLNLAVVTHFFFRKKQRSGFDAFRYLISPLIGFSVIAFIWSGFDSKTLYIGFAWLAIGVVYGFVKSKGYKEVPPVLGDV, from the coding sequence ATCTCGTCGTATTCGGCCTGATCACGATGCTGCCGATCGCGCCGACGCAGGTATATGCCTCCGCCTCCATAGCCAGCGGCGGCATGGCTCCGCTCGTCTATCTGGTCGGCGTCGTCGCCATGATCTTTACCGCGATGAGCTACGCTTCCATGAGCAAGGAATTTCCGATCGCGGGCTCGGCGTACTCGTTCGTGCAGCGGGGAATGAATCCGCATATCGGGTTTCTGACCGGCTGGATTATTATTATGGACTATCTGATTATCCCGGGAATGCTGATCGCTTTCTCCAATCTTTGGCTGTCTGCCGCATTGCCCGGCGTTCCGAACGGGTTGATGATCCTCGTCTTTACGCTCATTATCACGATCGTCAATGCCAGGGGCATCTCTCTGACCCGATGGGCGAGCTATCTGTTCCTGATCTGCCAGCTCGGTCTGATCGCCATCTTTGTCCTGTGCGCGCTCAAATACGTCCTGATCGACGGAAACGGCATGGGCCATTTCTCCATCGCGCCGTTTTATCAGCCGGGCAAAATCGACCTGCAGCTTATCGCCACGGCCGCTTCCATCGCGGTGCTCGGGTTTATCGGGTTCGACAGCATCAGCACCCTGTCCGAAGAAACCCGAAATCCGACCCGCACGGTCGGACGGTCCGTCGTCGCTTCGCTGGCGCTCATCGGCATGCTGTTTCTCATGCAATCCTATATGGCCTCGCTGGCGCATCCCGAATACGGCGATCTCGACCCGGGAATGGGGTATTTCGACATCATGCGCGAGGTAGGCGGCGACGGTCTGTATTACGCCTTTATCGTCGTCGGCGTCGTCTCGGTCGGCATCGCCAACGCGCTGACCGTCCAATCCGCCATCTCCCGCGTCATCTTCTCGATGAGCCGGGACAAAATGCTTCCTTTTTCCGGTTTCCTGGCCAAGGTTCATCCGAAGTTCAAGACCCCGGCCAATGCCACCCTGTTCGTCGGGGCGGTGTCGATCCTCGTCGCCTTGTTTCTTTCGCTGGATTTCCTGGCCAGGCTCGTCAACTTCGGGGCCATGACGACTTACATGCTGCTGAATCTTGCCGTCGTGACGCACTTTTTCTTTCGCAAAAAGCAAAGAAGCGGCTTCGACGCCTTCCGGTATCTGATCTCGCCGCTGATCGGCTTCTCGGTCATCGCCTTCATCTGGAGCGGCTTCGATTCGAAGACTCTGTATATCGGCTTCGCCTGGCTGGCGATCGGAGTCGTCTACGGCTTTGTCAAGTCCAAAGGTTATAAAGAGGTGCCGCCCGTACTGGGCGACGTTTGA